In a single window of the Raphanus sativus cultivar WK10039 chromosome 9, ASM80110v3, whole genome shotgun sequence genome:
- the LOC108823688 gene encoding F-box protein SKIP8, translating into MPSTSVANGSVNGNAGERPDVVVADDKAGVSMMEQLVPEITTHALSYLDYPSLCRLSMTNSLMRKAANDDNAWKALYHKDFTLEQDAITPVNGWKAYYATTRAIISVNTGFFNIIRERSLQDMAQLWLNSDYVKCIHASGELFSGYAEVMQSWQLCFNWEQGFDFQVHNVRTRILTDMAWVTMKAYLNVDAGPFLITNVFEYHNGRWHMVHHHSSVMLIDGVNQQVVVH; encoded by the exons ATGCCGTCGACGTCGGTGGCCAACGGCAGTGTCAACGGAAACGCAGGAGAGAGACCGGATGTTGTTGTGGCGGATGATAAGGCGGGAGTGTCGATGATGGAGCAGTTGGTTCCGGAGATCACAACTCACGCCCTCAGTTACTTGGATTATCCAAGTCTTTGCCGCTTGTCCATGACCAATTCCTTGATGAGGAAGGCTGCTAATGACGATAATGCTTGGAAGGCCCTCTATCACAAG GATTTTACTCTGGAACAAGATGCTATAACCCCTGTCAACGGGTGGAAAGCTTACTATGCAACAACTAGAGCAATCATTAGTGTGAATACTGGATTCTTCAACATCATCAGAGAGAGGTCTCTTCAAGATATGGCTCAGTTGTGGCTCAACTCCGACTATGTCAAGTGCATCCATGCCTCTGGCGAACTTTTCTCTGGGTAC GCTGAAGTGATGCAAAGCTGGCAACTTTGTTTCAACTGGGAACAAGGGTTTGACTTTCAGGTCCACAACGTTCGCACTCGGATACTAACCGACATGGCCTGGGTTACAATGAAAGCATACCTGAACGTGGACGCTGGTCCCTTCCTCATCACCAACGTCTTTGAGTACCACAATGGGAGGTGGCACATGGTTCATCATCACAGCTCTGTGATGCTCATCGATGGCGTCAATCAACAGGTTGTTGTTCATTGA
- the LOC108828491 gene encoding GDSL esterase/lipase At5g08460 produces MSIKLLLLVFSALILFTRPKVIVDHHSSSRISPFPSKSYPIPPFPSLTAQSPVAESSFPRVPALFVFGDSSVDCGTNNFLGTLARADRLPYGRDFDTHQPTGRFSNGRIPVDFLANRLGLPFVPSYLGQSGAVKGMFQGVNYASAGAGIILSSGSELGQRVSFAMQVEQFVDTFQQMILSIGEEASDRLVSNSVFYISIGVNDYIHFYIRNISSVQSLYSPWLFNQFLASNMKQELKTLYNVKVRRMVVMGLPPIGCAPYYLWKYRSKNGECAEDVNNMIMESNFVMRYTVDQLNRELPGASVIYCDVFQSAMDILKNHQLYGFNETTEACCGLGRYKGWLPCISPEMACSDASGHLWWDQFHPTDAVNAILADNVWNGRHVDMCYPTNLEAMLHA; encoded by the exons ATGTCGATCAAACTCCTCCTTCTCGTTTTCTCTGCTCTGATACTCTTCACGAGACCTAAAGTGATCGTGGATCATCACTCATCTTCAAGGATCTCTCCGTTCCCGTCCAAATCTTATCCGATTCCTCCGTTCCCGTCGCTCACGGCCCAGTCCCCGGTGGCGGAGTCGTCTTTCCCTCGTGTACCGGCGTTGTTCGTGTTCGGAGATTCCTCTGTAGACTGTGGAACCAATAACTTTCTTGGGACcttggcgagagcggatcggcTTCCGTACGGCAGGGATTTCGATACGCATCAGCCGACGGGGAGGTTTAGCAATGGCAGGATCCCCGTTGATTTTCTAG CGAATCGTCTAGGCTTACCATTCGTTCCTAGCTATCTTGGACAATCTGGGGCCGTGAAAGGCATGTTTCAAGGCGTTAACTATGCATCAGCCGGTGCAGGGATCATCTTGTCTAGTGGATCCGAATTA GGCCAGCGTGTTTCATTTGCCATGCAGGTTGAGCAGTTTGTGGATACCTTCCAGCAGATGATACTGAGCATTGGGGAGGAAGCTTCAGATCGTCTTGTCTCCAACTCGGTTTTCTACATTTCGATTGGAGTGAATGATTACATACATTTCTACATCAGAAACATCTCCAGTGTTCAGAGTCTCTATTCTCCTTGGCTTTTTAATCAGTTCTTGGCTTCCAATATGAAACAGGAGCTCAAG ACCTTGTACAATGTCAAAGTGAGGAGGATGGTGGTGATGGGGTTGCCACCGATTGGCTGTGCACCGTACTACCTCTGGAAATACAGGAGCAAGAACGGAGAATGTGCAGAAGACGTGAACAATATGATCATGGAATCCAACTTCGTCATGAGGTACACTGTAGATCAGCTTAACCGTGAGCTTCCAGGCGCATCTGTTATATACTGCGATGTCTTCCAAAGCGCAATGGACATCCTCAAGAACCACCAGCTCTACG GTTTTAATGAGACGACGGAGGCGTGTTGTGGGCTAGGGAGGTACAAGGGATGGCTTCCGTGCATCTCGCCGGAGATGGCTTGCTCTGACGCCTCGGGACATCTTTGGTGGGACCAGTTTCATCCTACAGACGCCGTGAACGCCATCCTCGCGGACAATGTATGGAATGGTCGCCATGTGGACATGTGTTACCCAACAAACCTTGAAGCGATGCTTCATGCTTAA
- the LOC108828492 gene encoding GDSL esterase/lipase At4g10955, which yields MICERDDFSLTGPLHLTSVDWANEHHRRSVAASLVQGIYVAERDRQLQREGPDLALSPLWSEFFHFRLIRKLVDDADFSIFGGIYEYRPSSNTTVKSQELSPRFVIAFRGTVNKADSISRDIELDIHIIKNGLHTTTRFEIAMQAVRNMVASVGCSNVWLAGHSLGASMALLAGKTVARTGVLPECFAFNPPFLSPPIEKIKDKRIKHGIRIAGSVITAGLALAKKATQQVSQNHHRALPAPPDPFAALSDWFPRLYVNPGDHLCSEFIGYFEHRNKMEEIGAGFVERLATQHSLGGLVMDVVSGGKNTEAPVHLIPTAVLTVNKSSSRDFREAHGIHQWWREDKIFETKIYQYK from the exons ATGATTTGCGAGAGAGATGATTTCAGCCTCACTGGTCCATTACACTTAACATCGGTAGATTG GGCTAATGAACACCATAGGCGATCTGTAGCTGCCTCTTTGGTCCAAGGAATCTATGTAGCGGAGCGTGACCGTCAGCTACAAAGGGAAGGTCCCGACCTAGCTCTATCTCCACTATGGTCTGAGTTTTTCCATTTCCGCCTCATTCGCAAGCTCGTAGACGACGCTGACTTCTCCATATTCGGAGGAATCTACGAGTACAGACCGTCTTCTAATACTACCGTCAAGTCCCAAGAACTTAGTCCTCGTTTCGTGATTGCGTTCAGAGGAACCGTTAACAAAGCCGATTCCATCTCCCGCGACATCGAGCTAGACATCCACATCATTAAAAACGGTCTGCACACTACCACACGGTTTGAGATAGCTATGCAAGCTGTGAGAAACATGGTGGCTTCGGTTGGTTGTTCGAATGTCTGGCTCGCTGGTCATTCTCTTGGTGCTTCCATGGCTTTGCTCGCCGGGAAAACAGTCGCTAGAACCGGTGTTCTTCCCGAGTGTTTCGCCTTTAATCCGCCTTTCTTGTCTCCTCCTATCGAAAAAATCAAAGATAAGAGGATCAAACACGGGATACGTATCGCAG GTAGTGTGATCACGGCTGGACTTGCTCTAGCCAAAAAAGCCACCCAACAAGTCAGCCAAAACCACCACCGTGCATTACCAGCACCACCCGACCCGTTTGCCGCCTTGTCCGACTGGTTTCCACGGCTTTACGTCAATCCCGGGGACCACTTGTGCTCGGAGTTTATCGGTTACTTCGAGCACCGAAACAAGATGGAGGAAATAGGAGCCGGTTTTGTAGAGAGGTTAGCTACACAGCACTCGTTGGGCGGTTTGGTGATGGATGTTGTGAGCGGAGGAAAGAACACTGAAGCACCGGTTCATCTGATTCCCACGGCGGTTTTAACTGTTAACAAGAGTTCTTCGAGAGATTTTAGAGAAGCTCATGGGATTCACCAGTGGTGGAGGGAGGACAAGATATTCGAGACCAAAATCTACCAGTACAAGTGA
- the LOC108826046 gene encoding UDP-glucose 4-epimerase 5, whose protein sequence is MVSKNVLVTGGAGYIGSHTVLQLLTGGYSAVVVDNLDNSSAVSLQRVKKLAAEHGERLSFHQVDLRDRPVLEKIFSETKFDAVIHFAGLKAVGESVDKPLLYYNNNLAGTITLLEVMAQHNCKNLVFSSSATVYGSPKEVPCTEEFPISALNPYGRTKLFIEEICRDVYGSDPEWKIVLLRYFNPVGAHPSGDIGEDPRGIPNNLMPFVQQVAVGRRPHLTVYGSDYNTTDGTGVRDYIHVMDLADGHIAALRKLEDCKIGCEVYNLGTGNGTSVLEMVDAFEKASGKKIPLVTAGRRPGDAEVVYASTERAESELNWKAKYGIEEMCRDSWNWTSNNPYGYDSSDA, encoded by the exons ATGGTGTCTAAGAACGTTTTGGTAACCGGCGGTGCTGGATATATCGGAAGTCACACCGTGCTTCAACTGCTCACCGGCGGTTACTCCGCTGTAGTTGTCGATAACCTCGACAATTCCTCCGCCGTTTCGCTCCAGCGCGTGAAGAAACTCGCCGCAGAACACGGCGAACGCCTCTCCTTCCACCAG gTTGATCTCAGGGATAGACCTGTCCTTGAGAAGATCTTCTCAGAAACAAA GTTTGATGCAGTGATACACTTTGCTGGACTTAAAGCAGTCGGTGAGAGTGTAGACAAGCCTTTGCTGTATTATAATAACAATCTTGCTGGGACTATTACGCTTTTGGAAGTTATGGCTCAACACAACTGCAAAAAT CTTGTGTTTTCATCATCAGCAACTGTGTATGGCTCACCAAAAGAAGTTCCTTGCACAGAGGAGTTTCCAATCTCAGCATTGAACCCATACGGACGAACAAAG CTATTCATTGAGGAGATCTGTCGTGATGTATATGGCTCTGACCCGGAATGGAAGATCGTATTGCTTAGGTATTTCAACCCTGTTGGTGCACATCCTAGTGGTGACATTGGTGAAGATCCTCGGGGTATTCCAAACAATCTCATGCCTTTTGTACAGCAAGTCGCTGTTGGAAGGAGACCTCATCTCACTGTCTATGGAAGTGACTACAACACAACAGATGGAACAGGG GTTAGAGATTACATTCATGTAATGGATTTAGCTGATGGACACATAGCCGCTCTCCGCAAGCTAGAGGATTGCAAAATCG GTTGTGAAGTGTACAATCTTGGAACTGGAAATGGAACATCTGTTCTTGAAATGGTTGATGCCTTTGAAAAAGCGTCTgggaag AAAATCCCTCTGGTGACTGCTGGACGTCGTCCGGGAGATGCTGAAGTTGTCTATGCATCAACGGAGAGAGCAGAAAGCGAATTGAATTGGAA AGCCAAATACGGGATTGAGGAGATGTGCAGGGACTCGTGGAACTGGACTAGTAATAATCCTTATGGATATGATTCCTCTGATGCCTGA
- the LOC130499568 gene encoding uncharacterized protein LOC130499568, protein MDIPKLPRRLYTLGEEPEAHNSISYHTDNKKLHTALREALTDAEFEELKESRLGVFIKFKEQGFGWASRLVHYLLSLKLDIKKKYEMWCLVGPEPARFSLLEFENITGLNCEYIEDLETPECEVTPKMVSFWGMMGVHLEAGPTTDQIIAALKRCGDWSKEDRKRLAYLSIFTGFIEGRKFSTATRATLARLVMDLERFENYPWGRVAFKVLMDSLWNKDITGCYTVDGFIQVLQVWAYTAIPGLGASIGSPRENSSLPPPPPILAYDGSRGRRLMKAAILSQTRVINFVEKDISEMWPKWDSEVEDVPAENIIKVMYDRRPWKWTMDCWEVTGTKTKFVTPSKRAKEMVVVEVEEEEEDNQRPRKKARKEAPKEARKEAPKEAREEAPQAKETGVSNKQPTPQAKETGVSNKQPTPTPQTQPTPQKDQNRGSNKQPTPQAKETGVSNKQPTPTPQTQPTPQKAKPTPQKAKPTPQKKQPSPQTKQPSPLPKERLLPEDTADEAISVYKILPEDKADGVTSKEIVPLTSTDQPSFASNDQQPSFASNDQQPSFASTDPSVPVSEPSLVVLDKTAPTASVRARSERTKKPAPTQISPYTAERKKLLRVGKYNPFPSLNSRKLKELADWLKTDPDYYTKLEDKPRTSPTWWYHKLRTPKAWLEDVHMDAWMNVLRQRYQENPQAFRSERMCFLDHNFSHSWRDQYLFFKASAPDHKGLGRMLPSGAALFYDGSMPSFCQSNKKWGEDIDDIYAPVNLNNKHWVAIWISIPKRHIVVWDSIPSSSVPEAWDEIMEPFLEMVPYMLAECAATEEERVKYGLERYTYERLLKDVPTANNGDCGVYTLKYIECHALGVPFSAKDFARSNAKTMRDNMAVVIWTELVDQHLKDNEDGGMFVGMYD, encoded by the exons atggatattccaaaactcccccgtaggttatacactttaggggaagagccagaagcccacaatagcatttcgtatcatacggataacaagaagttgcatactgctcttagggaagctctcactgatgctgaatttgaagagctcaaggagtcgagattgggagttttcatcaagttcaaggagcagggatttggttgggcttcaaggctggttcactacttgctcagtttaaagctggacattaagaagaagtacgagatgtggtgtctcgttggtccagaacctgcgaggttttcactgttagagtttgaaaacatcactggtctaaactgcgagtacatcgaggaccttgagacaccagaatgtgaagttaccccaaagatggtttctttctgggggatgatgggagttcatctggaagctgggccaactactgatcagataatagcagcactgaagagatgcggggattggtccaaggaagatcgcaagcgactcgcgtacctttccatcttcactggattcattgaagggagaaagttttcaaccgctacacgagctactctggcaaggctagtgatggatttagaacggtttgagaattatccatgggggagagtcgcgtttaaggtgctgatggactctttgtggaacaaagatattactggctgttacaccgtggatgggtttatacaagttcttcaggtctgggcgtacacagctattccgggattgggtgctagtattggtagtcCCAGAGAAAACAGTTCGCTTCCACCgcctccaccgattctggcttacgatggcagcagaggccgcagactcatgaaagctgctatcttgagtcag acccgcgtgatcaactttgttgagaaggacattagtgaaatgtggccaaaatgggactctgaggttgaggacgtgcccgcggagaacatcattaaagtcatgtatgatcggagaccgtggaagtggaccatggattgctgggaagtcactggtacaaaaactaagtttgtgactccatcgaaaagagccaaagagatggttgtggtggaggtggaggaggaggaggaagacaatcagagacctcggaagaaagctcgtaaagaggctcctaaagaggctcgtaaagaggctcctaaagaggctagagaagag gcccctcaagccaaagaaaccggggttagtaacaaacagcctacccctcaagccaaagaaaccggggttagtaacaaacagcctacccctactcctcaaacccagcctactcctcaaaaggatca aaaccggggtagtaacaaacagcctacccctcaagccaaagaaaccggggttagtaacaaacagcctacccctactcctcaaacccagcctactcctcaaaaggcaaagcctactcctcaaaaggcaaagcctactcctcaaaagaaacagccttctcctcaaacgaaacagccttctcctctgcccaaagag agattgttgccggaggatacagcagatgaggcgatctcggtatataagatcttgccggaggataaagcagatggtgtcacctccaaagagattgttcctctcacttccactgaccaaccgagcttcgcttccaacgatcaacaaccgagcttcgcttccaacgatcaacaaccgagctttgcttccaccgatccaagcgttccagtttcagaaccgagcctggttgtattggacaaaacagctcccactgcttctgtgcgtgcaaggagtgaacgaacgaagaaacctgctcccacgcagatatctccttatacggcagagagaaagaaactccttagagtgggaaagtataatccatttccctcACTAAACAGCCGTAagttgaaggagctcgctgattggttgaaaactgatcc tgattattacACTAAGcttgaggacaaaccacgtacatcaccaacttggtggtatcataaactccggacacccaaagcatggctggaagacgta catatggatgcttggatgaatgtgctgaggcagaggtatcagGAGAATCCACAagctttccggagcgagcgaatgtgcttcctggatcacaacttttccCATTCTTGGAGAGACcagtatctgttcttcaaagcatcggcacctgatcacaaaggtttaggaagaatgctacctagtggggcggcgttgttttatgacggatcaatgccttcattttgccaatcaaacaagaagtggggggaggacattgatgatatctatgcgccagtgaacttgaacaacaaacattgggttgctatctggatatcgatccctaagaggcacatagtcgtctgggacagcataccttcatcTAGCGTACCAGAagcatgggatgagataatggagccttttctcgagatggtcccttatatGCTTGCTGAGTGCGCAGCCACCGAGGAAGAACGGGTCAAAtacgggttggagcgatacacatatgagagactgctgaaagatgtacccacggccaacaatggtgattgtggcgtgtacactctaaagtacattgaatgtcatgctcttggggtcccctttagcgctaaagactttgctaggtccaatgcgaagactatgagggataatatggctgtggttatatggacggagcttgttgatcagcatttgaaagataatgaggatggtggtatgttcgtgggcatgtatgattag
- the LOC108831535 gene encoding LOW QUALITY PROTEIN: nucleoside diphosphate kinase III, chloroplastic/mitochondrial (The sequence of the model RefSeq protein was modified relative to this genomic sequence to represent the inferred CDS: deleted 2 bases in 1 codon), with product MVQDQEVLAAEMERTFIAIKPDGVQRGLISEIVSRFERKGFKLVGIKVVVPSKDFAQKHYHVLMERPFFNGLALVLLFAMVWEGEGVIRYGRKLIGATDPQKSEPGTIRGDLAVVVGRNIIHGSDGPETAKDEINLWFKPQELVSYTNNAEKWIYGDN from the exons ATGGTTCAAGATCAGGAGGTTCTTGCTGCTGAG ATGGAACGTACATTCATAGCTATCAAGCCTGATGGAGTGCAACGTGGACTG ATATCAGAGATTGTCTCTCGGTTCGAACGCAAGGGATTCAAGCTTGTTGGTATCAAGGTCGTTGTTCCTTCCAAAGATTTCGCACAGAAGCATTACCATGTTCTCATGGAAAGACCTTTCTTCAATGGCTTAGCTCTGGTCCTGTTATTTGCCATG GTTTGGGAAGGAGAAGGTGTGATCAGATACGGACGT AAACTGATTGGAGCCACCGATCCTCAGAAATCTGAGCCTGGGACTATCCGTGGAGATCTTGCAGTTGTTGTTGGGAG GAACATAATCCATGGAAGTGATGGACCAGAGACTGCAAAAGACGAGATCAACCTGTGGTTTAAGCCTCAAGAACTCGTCTCTTACACTAATAACGCTGAAAAGTGGATCTATGGCGACAACTAG